TTCGGGTACGCCCGCCAGGACCGCAAGGACAAGCCGCGCACGCCGATTTCCTCGAAGCTCGTCGCCGATCTACTGACCACGGCCGGGGCGGACCGGGCACTGATTGTCGACCTGCATGCGCCGCAGATTCAGGGCTTCTTCAACATCCCGGTGGATCACCTGTTCGCGTCGCCGGTGCTGGTGGATTACTTCAAGAAGCTCAATCTGCCGAATCTGACCGTGGTATCACCCGACGCCGGCGGCGTGGAGCGCGCGCGCTTCTTCGCTAAGAAGATGGATTCGGCTTTGGCGATCGTCGATAAACGGCGCGTCGAGATGGATGTGACCGAGGTGATGCACGTCATCGGTGATGTCAAGGGGCGGAGCTGCCTGATCCTCGACGACATCATCGATACCGCCGGCACGCTGGTGAAAACTGCGCAAGCTTTGGTGGACAGCGGCGCCAGTAAGGTCTATGCCTGCGCCACCCATGCCGTGCTCTCCGGTCCGGCGATTGAGCGACTTTCGCAGTCTCCGATCGAGCAGGTGGTGGTGACCAACACCATTCCGCTCTCGGAAGAAGCCAAGCGGGAGCGCAAGATTGAAGTGCGATCGATTGCCGGCCTCATTGGGCGCGCGATCCAGTCAATTCATGAAGAAAGTTCAGTCAGCAAGTTATTCAGC
This genomic window from Terriglobales bacterium contains:
- a CDS encoding ribose-phosphate pyrophosphokinase; amino-acid sequence: MSTGQEVAKQVNPGQQTAMAAGTMATVATVKKEEQPQTKVETKVRRRWDEKFKIFSGTANPALADEVCQFLGLERGQATAHRFQDGEKYIQIQENVRGADVFILQPTCHPVDEHIMELLLFIDALKRASSRRITPVIPYFGYARQDRKDKPRTPISSKLVADLLTTAGADRALIVDLHAPQIQGFFNIPVDHLFASPVLVDYFKKLNLPNLTVVSPDAGGVERARFFAKKMDSALAIVDKRRVEMDVTEVMHVIGDVKGRSCLILDDIIDTAGTLVKTAQALVDSGASKVYACATHAVLSGPAIERLSQSPIEQVVVTNTIPLSEEAKRERKIEVRSIAGLIGRAIQSIHEESSVSKLFS